AAAATTTATTCCACATTAACCCATCCAAAAATTGAGGCGCAGAACCTATTCCTAAAAACCCTATAATTTGTTTTTTAAAAAATTTAAATTGATTTAAGGAAATCCAAGATCCCATACTTGAACCAACTAATATTATTCTATTTTTTTTAACAATTTTTTTAATTAATATAGTTGTTTCTCTGGTCCATTTTGTGATGTTCCCATTAGTAAATTTACCAGACGATTTGCCGTGACCAGAGTATTCTAGTGCAAGAAAACCAAGTTTATTTTTTTTTGCAAAATTTAGAAATGCTTTAGGTTTTTTTCCCTCTAAATCAGACATAAATCCGTGTAAAAAAACAATGTAAGTTGCATTTTTTTGGTTGTATTTTGAGTACCTGATTTTTTTAAATTTATTTATTTTAAGGTAACTGAATTTGTTCATAAAAGTTTATTAGTTATCTCTATTATTATATAATCTTTTTACATGTCATCTAATATAAAAGTCTTACAAGTGATACCAAAATTAGGTTATGGGGGTGCAGAAACTGGATGTTATGATATTGCTCATTATTTACCAGAAAATGGGTGTGAGTCTTTTATAGTAACTAGTGGAGGGGAATTAACAAAATTTGTGGATAAAAAAAAAGTAAAATTAATTAAACTTCCAGTACACAGCAAAAATCCTTTATTGATTTTGATCAATACAATTTTATTAATTGGGATAATTTTGTTTTTTAAAATCTCAATTGTTCACGCAAGAAGTAGAGCACCAGCTTGGTCTTGTTTATTTGCAACAAAGTTAACAAATAGAAAGTTTGTAACCACATTTCATGGAACTTACAATTTTAGTGGTAAGCTTAAAAAATTTTACAATTCTGTCATGGTAAGATCTGATTTGATAATTGCGGGATCAAATTTTATTTTTTCTCATATTAAAGAAAACTATTCTGAATTTTTGACAAGCCGAAAAAAATTTTTAGTTATTTTTAGAGGAATAAATGTTGATTATTTTGACTCTTCTACAAAATTAGAAAATGATGAAAAAAATTTACTTCAAAAATGGAATATAAATGATGAAAAAAAAATAATTCTAATGCCTGGTAGGCTTACTTCATGGAAAGGACAAGAATTGTTTATTGAGGCAATTAACTTAGTTAAAATTGAATTAGGTTATGAAGCTTTTCACGCGGTTATACTTGGAAATGATCAAGGAAGAGATCTATATAAAAAAAAATTAATTCGTCTTACAGAGCAATATCGTTTAACAAACCAAATAAGATTTATAGATCATTGTGAGGATATGGCGTTAGCCTATAAAGTTTCGGATATAATTATATCAGCCTCAATAGAACCAGAAGCTTTTGGAAGAGTAGCAGTAGAGGCACAATCAATGGAAAAATTAATTATAGCTAGTAATATTGGAGGATCTAACGAGACAATTAATGATGAAAAAACAGGCTTTTTGTTTAAATCAGGAGATGCAGAGTCTTTAAGTAAAAAAATAATTCGTGGATTAACAATGGATGAAACATCTATAAATCTAATGGGCAAAGAGGGAAGAAGTAATATAATTAAAAAATTTAATGTTGAAAAAATG
The DNA window shown above is from Candidatus Pelagibacter sp. RS39 and carries:
- a CDS encoding alpha/beta hydrolase codes for the protein MNKFSYLKINKFKKIRYSKYNQKNATYIVFLHGFMSDLEGKKPKAFLNFAKKNKLGFLALEYSGHGKSSGKFTNGNITKWTRETTILIKKIVKKNRIILVGSSMGSWISLNQFKFFKKQIIGFLGIGSAPQFLDGLMWNKFSKKMKKEITQNKIINLKHGNYEYPISLQLIKDGRKNKVLNKKIYDRLKVTMVHGEKDESVPISYSKKVLKIFVNSEKKLVIVKNGDHSLSSSKWLNILKKELEIIIN
- a CDS encoding glycosyltransferase family 4 protein is translated as MSSNIKVLQVIPKLGYGGAETGCYDIAHYLPENGCESFIVTSGGELTKFVDKKKVKLIKLPVHSKNPLLILINTILLIGIILFFKISIVHARSRAPAWSCLFATKLTNRKFVTTFHGTYNFSGKLKKFYNSVMVRSDLIIAGSNFIFSHIKENYSEFLTSRKKFLVIFRGINVDYFDSSTKLENDEKNLLQKWNINDEKKIILMPGRLTSWKGQELFIEAINLVKIELGYEAFHAVILGNDQGRDLYKKKLIRLTEQYRLTNQIRFIDHCEDMALAYKVSDIIISASIEPEAFGRVAVEAQSMEKLIIASNIGGSNETINDEKTGFLFKSGDAESLSKKIIRGLTMDETSINLMGKEGRSNIIKKFNVEKMCFSTYSEYKRLLN